One region of Micromonospora lupini genomic DNA includes:
- a CDS encoding quinone-dependent dihydroorotate dehydrogenase: MTLFERVVRPQLFRLGGGDAEAAHEWTLRRLAALSRRPVALAALRARYAVQTPRTVFGVRFPNPVGLAAGMDKDGAALAAWPALGFGFVEVGTVTAHAQPGNPRPRLFRLPGSEAVVNRMGFNNAGAAALAARLDALPRPVGVPLGISLGKSKVTPLEDAVGDYLTSYRALRGHGDYFAVNVSSPNTPGLRSLQDRAHLDALLAALVGEKPVLVKIAPDLTEAAIADLLEVCLARGAAGVIATNTTLSRDGLAPADSARGAETGGLSGRPLTGRARDVVAFVHTETGGRLPIIGVGGVLDPDDAARMVDAGAALVQLYTGFIYRGPALVRAAARAAARTAATAVAPDPVAGR, translated from the coding sequence GTGACCCTGTTCGAGCGGGTCGTACGGCCGCAGTTGTTCCGCCTCGGCGGCGGGGACGCCGAGGCGGCGCACGAGTGGACACTGCGGCGGTTGGCCGCGCTGTCCCGGCGTCCGGTGGCCCTCGCCGCCCTGCGGGCCCGCTACGCCGTCCAGACGCCCCGCACGGTGTTCGGCGTCCGGTTCCCCAACCCGGTCGGCCTGGCTGCCGGCATGGACAAGGACGGCGCCGCGCTGGCTGCCTGGCCGGCGCTCGGCTTCGGCTTCGTCGAGGTCGGCACGGTGACGGCGCACGCCCAGCCGGGCAACCCGCGACCACGGCTGTTCCGGCTGCCGGGCAGCGAGGCGGTGGTCAACCGGATGGGCTTCAACAACGCCGGGGCCGCCGCGCTCGCCGCCCGGCTGGACGCGTTGCCGCGCCCCGTCGGGGTGCCGCTGGGCATCTCCCTGGGCAAGTCCAAGGTGACCCCGCTCGAGGATGCCGTCGGGGACTACCTCACCTCGTACCGGGCGCTGCGCGGGCACGGCGACTACTTCGCGGTAAACGTGTCCTCGCCGAACACCCCGGGCCTGCGCTCGTTGCAGGACCGCGCGCACCTGGACGCCCTGCTGGCCGCGCTCGTGGGGGAGAAGCCGGTCCTGGTCAAGATCGCGCCGGATCTCACCGAGGCGGCGATCGCCGACCTGCTGGAGGTGTGCCTGGCCCGGGGCGCCGCCGGGGTGATCGCCACCAACACCACGCTGTCCCGGGACGGGCTGGCCCCGGCCGACTCCGCACGTGGCGCCGAGACCGGCGGACTGTCCGGCCGGCCCCTGACCGGCCGCGCCCGGGACGTGGTCGCCTTCGTGCACACCGAGACCGGTGGCCGCCTGCCGATCATCGGCGTCGGCGGGGTGCTGGACCCGGACGACGCGGCGCGGATGGTCGACGCCGGCGCCGCCCTGGTGCAGCTCTACACAGGCTTCATCTACCGGGGCCCGGCGCTGGTCCGCGCCGCCGCCCGGGCCGCTGCCCGCACAGCGGCCACGGCGGTGGCGCCGGACCCGGTCGCCGGACGGTGA
- the carB gene encoding carbamoyl-phosphate synthase large subunit, with amino-acid sequence MPKRTDLQHILVIGSGPIVIGQACEFDYSGTQACRVLRSEGIRVSLVNSNPATIMTDPEFADATYVEPITPEFVELVIAKERPDAILATLGGQTALNTAVALHEAGVLEKYNVELIGANIDAINRGEDRQLFKEIVAKAGVRLGVEDPAALVPRSRVCHSMDEVEATVAELGLPVVIRPSFTMGGLGSGMAHTPEDLARIAGDGLTASPVHEVLIEESVLGWKEYELELMRDRHDNVVVVCSIENLDPMGVHTGDSVTVAPAMTLTDREYQRLRDLGIAVLREVGVDTGGCNIQFAVNPVDGRIVVIEMNPRVSRSSALASKATGFPIAKIAAKLAIGYTLDEIPNDITLKTPAAFEPTLDYVVVKIPRFAFEKFPGADPELTTTMKSVGEAMSLGRNFTEALNKAMRSMETKAAGFWTQPDPAGVTLADTLAALRVPHDGRLYTVERALRLGASIAEVNEASGGIDQWFLDQIAALIELRAEIVDAPVLDAELLRRAKRAGLSDRQLAALRPELAAEDGVRTLRHRLDVRPVYKTVDTCAAEFEATTPYHYSTYDLETEVAPSGRPKVLILGSGPNRIGQGIEFDYSCVHAVQALRSAGYETVMVNCNPETVSTDYDTADRLYFEPLTFEDVLEVWHAEDSSGRAAGGPGVVGVVVQLGGQTPLGLAQRLKNAGVPIVGTSPESIHLAEERGAFGAVLARAGLRAPAHGMATSYDEAKAIADEIGYPVLVRPSYVLGGRGMEIVYDDPTLRDYIGRATDISGDHPVLVDRFLDDAIEIDVDALCDADGAVYIGGVMEHIEEAGIHSGDSSCALPPITLAGSHLAEVRRYTEAIARGVGVRGLLNVQYALKDDVLYVLEANPRASRTVPFVSKATAVPLAKAAARIALGATIAELRAEGLLPATGDGGTMPADAPIAVKEAVLPFKRFRTRAGKGIDSLLGPEMKSTGEVMGIDTNFGHAFAKSQSAAYGSLPTAGKIFVSVANRDKRGMIFPIKRLADLGFEIVATTGTAEVLRRHGIACEQIRKHYQSGEGDDAVSLILGGDVALVINTPQGSGASARSDGYEIRSAAVTADIPCITTVPGAAAAVMGIEARIRGDMQVRPLQDLHAMLRAAQ; translated from the coding sequence ATGCCTAAGCGGACCGATCTCCAGCACATCCTCGTGATCGGCTCCGGGCCGATCGTCATCGGGCAGGCCTGCGAGTTCGACTACTCGGGCACCCAGGCGTGCCGGGTGCTGCGCAGCGAGGGGATCCGGGTCAGCCTGGTCAACTCCAACCCGGCCACGATCATGACGGACCCGGAGTTCGCCGACGCCACGTACGTCGAGCCGATCACCCCGGAGTTCGTGGAACTGGTCATCGCCAAGGAGCGCCCGGACGCGATCCTGGCGACGCTGGGCGGGCAGACCGCGCTGAACACCGCAGTCGCCCTGCACGAGGCCGGCGTCCTGGAGAAGTACAACGTGGAGTTGATCGGCGCGAACATCGACGCCATCAACCGGGGCGAGGACCGCCAGCTGTTCAAGGAGATCGTGGCGAAGGCCGGCGTACGCCTCGGCGTCGAGGACCCGGCCGCGCTGGTGCCCCGCTCGCGGGTCTGCCACTCCATGGACGAGGTCGAGGCGACAGTCGCCGAGCTGGGCCTGCCGGTGGTGATCCGGCCGTCGTTCACCATGGGTGGCCTGGGCTCCGGCATGGCGCACACCCCGGAGGACCTGGCCCGCATCGCCGGCGACGGCCTGACCGCCAGCCCGGTGCACGAGGTGCTCATCGAGGAGAGCGTGCTCGGCTGGAAGGAGTACGAGCTTGAGCTGATGCGCGACAGGCACGACAACGTGGTGGTCGTCTGCTCGATCGAGAACCTCGACCCGATGGGCGTGCACACAGGCGACAGCGTCACCGTCGCGCCGGCCATGACGCTCACCGACCGGGAGTACCAGCGCCTGCGCGACCTGGGCATCGCGGTGCTGCGCGAGGTCGGCGTGGACACCGGCGGCTGCAACATCCAGTTCGCGGTCAACCCGGTCGACGGTCGGATCGTCGTGATCGAGATGAACCCGCGGGTGTCGCGCTCCTCGGCGCTGGCCTCCAAGGCGACAGGCTTCCCGATCGCGAAGATCGCCGCCAAGCTGGCCATCGGTTACACCCTCGACGAGATCCCCAACGACATCACGCTGAAGACCCCGGCGGCGTTCGAGCCGACCCTTGACTACGTCGTGGTGAAGATCCCCCGGTTCGCGTTCGAGAAGTTCCCCGGCGCGGACCCGGAGCTGACCACCACGATGAAGTCGGTGGGCGAGGCGATGAGCCTCGGGCGCAACTTCACCGAGGCGCTGAACAAGGCGATGCGCTCGATGGAAACCAAGGCGGCGGGCTTCTGGACGCAGCCCGACCCGGCTGGTGTCACCCTGGCCGACACCCTCGCCGCGCTGCGTGTCCCGCACGACGGTCGGCTCTACACCGTCGAGCGGGCACTGCGCCTCGGCGCGTCGATCGCCGAGGTCAACGAGGCGTCCGGCGGGATCGATCAGTGGTTCCTGGACCAGATCGCCGCGCTGATCGAGCTGCGCGCCGAGATCGTCGACGCGCCAGTGCTCGACGCCGAGCTGCTGCGTCGCGCCAAGCGGGCCGGCCTGTCCGACCGGCAGCTCGCCGCGCTGCGTCCGGAGCTGGCCGCCGAGGACGGCGTACGGACCCTGCGGCACCGCCTCGACGTGCGCCCGGTCTACAAGACCGTGGACACCTGCGCGGCCGAGTTCGAGGCCACCACGCCGTACCACTACTCCACGTACGACCTGGAGACCGAGGTCGCGCCGTCGGGCCGGCCGAAGGTGCTGATCCTGGGCTCCGGCCCGAACCGGATCGGGCAGGGCATCGAGTTCGACTACTCGTGCGTGCACGCGGTGCAGGCGCTGCGGTCGGCCGGCTACGAGACCGTCATGGTCAACTGCAATCCGGAGACCGTCTCCACCGACTACGACACCGCCGACCGGCTCTACTTCGAGCCGCTGACCTTCGAGGACGTGCTGGAGGTCTGGCACGCGGAGGACTCCTCCGGCCGGGCGGCCGGCGGGCCGGGCGTGGTCGGGGTGGTCGTGCAGCTCGGCGGGCAGACCCCGCTGGGGTTGGCGCAGCGGCTCAAGAACGCCGGTGTGCCGATCGTCGGCACCTCCCCGGAGTCGATCCACCTGGCCGAGGAGCGGGGCGCGTTCGGCGCGGTGCTGGCCCGTGCCGGCCTGCGCGCGCCGGCGCACGGCATGGCGACGTCCTACGACGAGGCCAAGGCGATCGCCGACGAGATCGGCTATCCGGTGCTGGTCCGGCCGTCGTACGTGCTGGGCGGGCGGGGCATGGAGATCGTCTACGACGACCCGACGCTGCGCGACTACATCGGTCGGGCCACCGACATCTCCGGTGACCACCCGGTGCTGGTGGACCGGTTCCTCGACGACGCCATCGAGATCGACGTGGACGCCCTCTGCGACGCCGACGGCGCGGTCTACATCGGTGGCGTGATGGAGCACATCGAGGAGGCCGGCATCCACTCCGGCGACTCGTCCTGCGCGCTCCCGCCGATCACCCTCGCGGGGTCGCACCTGGCCGAGGTCCGCCGCTACACCGAGGCCATCGCCCGCGGCGTCGGCGTCCGCGGTCTGCTCAACGTGCAGTACGCGCTCAAGGACGACGTGCTCTACGTCCTGGAGGCCAACCCGCGCGCGTCGCGGACCGTTCCGTTCGTGTCGAAGGCGACGGCCGTTCCGCTGGCCAAGGCGGCGGCCCGGATCGCGCTCGGCGCGACCATCGCCGAGCTGCGCGCCGAGGGCCTGCTCCCGGCGACAGGGGACGGGGGCACGATGCCCGCCGACGCGCCGATCGCGGTCAAGGAGGCGGTGCTGCCGTTCAAGCGCTTCCGGACCCGGGCGGGCAAGGGGATCGACTCGCTGCTCGGACCGGAGATGAAGTCGACAGGCGAGGTGATGGGCATCGACACCAACTTCGGCCACGCCTTCGCCAAGAGCCAGTCCGCCGCGTACGGGTCGTTGCCGACCGCCGGGAAGATCTTCGTGTCGGTGGCCAACCGGGACAAGCGCGGCATGATCTTCCCGATCAAGCGGCTGGCCGACCTGGGCTTCGAGATCGTGGCGACCACCGGCACCGCCGAGGTGCTGCGCCGACACGGCATCGCCTGCGAGCAGATCCGCAAGCACTACCAGAGCGGCGAGGGTGACGACGCGGTGTCGCTGATCCTCGGCGGCGACGTGGCTCTGGTGATCAACACGCCGCAGGGCTCGGGGGCGAGCGCCCGCTCGGACGGCTACGAGATCCGCAGCGCCGCCGTCACCGCCGACATCCCCTGCATCACCACGGTCCCCGGCGCGGCGGCGGCGGTCATGGGCATCGAGGCGCGCATCCGGGGCGACATGCAGGTCCGCCCCCTGCAGGACCTGCACGCCATGCTGCGGGCGGCCCAGTGA